The following are from one region of the Paenibacillus bovis genome:
- a CDS encoding FusB/FusC family EF-G-binding protein, protein MQTPFIHNHQLNIIHKQADFLLKTMRTVADRKVLETVKDTAVTNVIDAFDSLTPEQKNLLEQMSKQEAAYDLQSYLDELESHVIPFPEVTVKQIQKLFPKSKKLKMPDLASLDYKRTTYLRWMDVATNRLYIIYPHGEQFLGIEGQITSTNKNGFCMFCNRHRELGFFNVKTRGSGPDNFASAGQYICIDDEACNHSITNTAPLERFILAAGK, encoded by the coding sequence ATGCAAACACCATTTATTCATAATCATCAATTAAATATTATTCACAAACAAGCAGATTTTCTGCTGAAAACGATGCGGACAGTGGCTGATCGCAAAGTGCTGGAGACCGTCAAGGATACAGCTGTTACGAATGTTATCGATGCATTTGATTCACTGACGCCAGAGCAGAAAAATCTGCTGGAGCAGATGTCCAAGCAGGAAGCAGCCTACGATCTGCAAAGCTATCTGGATGAGCTGGAGTCGCATGTGATTCCTTTTCCGGAGGTGACAGTCAAACAGATTCAAAAGCTTTTTCCCAAATCGAAAAAGCTAAAAATGCCGGATCTGGCATCTCTCGATTACAAACGTACAACGTATCTAAGATGGATGGATGTGGCTACGAATCGGCTGTATATTATATATCCACATGGAGAGCAGTTCCTCGGCATAGAGGGACAGATTACTTCTACTAACAAAAACGGCTTCTGCATGTTCTGCAATCGGCACAGAGAACTGGGATTTTTCAATGTGAAAACCCGAGGCAGCGGACCTGACAATTTTGCTTCGGCAGGGCAGTATATTTGTATCGATGATGAAGCTTGTAACCATAGTATTACCAATACCGCTCCGCTGGAGAGATTTATACTGGCAGCAGGCAAATAA
- a CDS encoding alpha/beta hydrolase family protein, translated as MRLFELLLFVSIIGLFTLSIVLRKDRRRVPLFIASGITALVLAIQWIIEGYRIQLLFLYSITIICLAISAYAYFRKAVPWKIPRILRGIAYSAMAVSLVITAGLLYAFPLFQLPPPTGSFKVGTQAFHFVDTNRNETFGETGDSKRELMVQVWYPAQAGAGDYAPWIPDTRILDYMVADYGLPDFTFQHLKYVSSHSYTGAVISPEQDAYPLILVNPGNGSSRFLHTSQAEELASNGYIVAVIDHTYNTFATEFPDGEITTSTTNQLFSPDHDYPTERSNRDKLGKVLTDDVSFTLDQLELIQSGQITSKLQGKIDLDHIGVFGHSIGGATAYDASFDPRITAGIDLDGGLYRLHDRQQLHKPFLFITSQSEFTKLKRVRENKPYTDVEIEQMGSTREWEDQVAADKKLELQRMRETISEGGQVLYIEHTEHLNFTDVQFISPLFRMVGITGHIAPERANMVINAYMLDLFDLYLKGREGNLMQGPDQRFPEVKFGTALL; from the coding sequence ATGAGACTGTTTGAACTGCTGCTTTTTGTTTCCATTATCGGATTGTTTACTTTGAGCATTGTGTTGAGAAAAGATCGCCGCAGAGTACCGCTCTTCATTGCAAGCGGCATTACTGCACTGGTTTTAGCCATTCAGTGGATAATAGAAGGATACAGAATTCAGCTGCTTTTCCTGTATAGCATCACGATCATTTGTTTAGCAATTTCGGCATATGCCTATTTCCGGAAAGCAGTTCCTTGGAAAATCCCGCGAATCTTGCGGGGTATAGCTTATAGCGCTATGGCAGTCAGCCTGGTTATCACGGCAGGACTGCTGTACGCTTTCCCTCTATTTCAATTACCACCGCCTACTGGTTCATTCAAGGTAGGCACACAGGCTTTTCACTTCGTGGATACGAATAGAAACGAGACTTTTGGCGAAACCGGAGACAGCAAGCGGGAATTGATGGTTCAGGTATGGTACCCGGCTCAAGCAGGTGCCGGTGATTATGCTCCCTGGATTCCGGACACCCGGATTTTGGATTATATGGTAGCAGACTATGGTCTTCCTGATTTTACTTTTCAGCATCTGAAGTATGTATCCAGTCATTCGTACACAGGCGCCGTTATCTCTCCAGAGCAGGATGCCTATCCTCTGATCCTGGTAAATCCCGGTAATGGTTCTTCCAGGTTCCTCCACACCTCGCAGGCCGAGGAGCTTGCCAGTAACGGCTATATCGTAGCAGTCATCGACCATACCTATAATACATTTGCAACCGAATTTCCGGATGGAGAAATCACGACCAGTACTACTAATCAATTATTCTCACCTGACCATGACTACCCGACCGAACGAAGCAATCGCGATAAATTGGGAAAAGTGCTGACGGATGATGTATCTTTTACACTGGATCAATTGGAGTTGATCCAATCCGGACAGATCACAAGTAAGCTTCAGGGGAAAATAGATCTCGATCATATCGGCGTATTCGGTCATTCGATTGGTGGTGCAACCGCTTATGATGCTTCTTTTGATCCACGGATTACGGCCGGAATCGACTTGGATGGCGGACTCTATCGACTCCACGATCGACAGCAGCTGCACAAGCCCTTTTTATTTATCACCTCACAAAGCGAATTCACAAAATTAAAAAGAGTGCGTGAAAACAAGCCTTATACGGATGTAGAGATTGAGCAAATGGGTTCAACCAGAGAGTGGGAAGATCAGGTGGCAGCAGATAAAAAGTTGGAACTGCAACGAATGCGCGAGACTATTAGTGAAGGAGGACAGGTTCTCTATATCGAGCATACCGAACATTTGAATTTCACCGATGTTCAGTTCATTTCTCCACTATTCCGCATGGTAGGCATTACCGGGCACATTGCACCGGAGAGAGCGAATATGGTGATTAATGCCTATATGCTGGATTTATTTGATCTGTATCTGAAAGGGCGGGAGGGGAACTTGATGCAAGGTCCTGATCAACGCTTCCCGGAGGTCAAGTTTGGAACTGCGCTTCTATAA
- a CDS encoding GNAT family N-acetyltransferase, which produces MITLRKITLENRRDIFNLEVLEEQKKYVASNLSSVASCYVLSINGGNPFPLAIYAEEQPVGFVMITYGITGYDLPRIAEGNYCILRLMIDQQYQNKGYGRKAMERIIEFIRTYPAGPAEYCWIPYSPDNTSARKLYESFGFRDNGEICHDELITMLQL; this is translated from the coding sequence ATGATCACATTACGAAAGATTACATTGGAAAATAGACGTGATATCTTTAATCTGGAAGTCTTGGAGGAGCAGAAGAAGTATGTGGCATCCAATTTGTCGAGTGTAGCTTCGTGTTATGTGCTTTCGATCAATGGAGGGAATCCATTTCCGCTGGCGATCTATGCAGAAGAACAGCCAGTTGGTTTTGTGATGATTACCTATGGAATTACCGGATACGATCTTCCCCGGATAGCAGAAGGAAATTACTGTATATTACGATTAATGATCGATCAACAATACCAAAATAAAGGATATGGACGGAAAGCTATGGAGAGAATAATTGAATTTATTCGTACATATCCAGCCGGACCTGCGGAATACTGCTGGATTCCATACAGCCCTGACAATACTTCAGCCCGAAAATTATATGAAAGTTTTGGCTTTCGGGATAATGGCGAGATTTGCCATGATGAATTAATTACTATGCTGCAGCTTTAG
- a CDS encoding GNAT family N-acetyltransferase has protein sequence MKIDIAVDTDYDFIVTRDHHIAKELVEAKIHRNEIYILREADREIGWMRFNYFWDNTPFMNMMWIDEEYRGRGYGAQVVKYWEDLMREQGFTVVMTSTQSNEEAQHFYRKLGYQDAGCLLQDNEPLELIMSKKL, from the coding sequence GTGAAAATAGATATCGCTGTCGATACTGACTATGATTTTATTGTGACTAGAGATCACCATATTGCCAAAGAGCTAGTCGAAGCTAAGATCCATAGAAATGAGATTTATATTTTGCGAGAGGCGGATCGAGAAATCGGATGGATGCGCTTTAATTATTTTTGGGACAATACTCCATTTATGAATATGATGTGGATTGATGAAGAATATCGGGGCAGGGGATATGGCGCTCAAGTGGTGAAGTATTGGGAAGACCTCATGCGAGAACAGGGATTTACAGTAGTCATGACATCTACCCAATCCAATGAAGAGGCACAGCACTTTTATAGAAAGCTGGGCTATCAGGATGCTGGATGTTTACTGCAGGACAATGAACCTTTGGAATTGATCATGTCCAAAAAACTATAG
- a CDS encoding CHAP domain-containing protein, translating into MSRRETLAAVAEQLASKPLIGNEHKYGPDLEPILRYFPREDPHIGFDWCAAFVYHCCIEADIKLPVRYAAPVTRNFAWVEAWMQWGQLYGFYHPISESSFVQERGDLIVFDNVVENGPNDYIGIVVRRKREYIITAEGNYYNRSGIFQRTREQINGYIRIDDTYKYVSE; encoded by the coding sequence ATGAGCAGAAGAGAGACTTTGGCTGCCGTTGCTGAACAATTAGCTTCAAAGCCTTTAATAGGAAACGAACATAAATATGGGCCGGATCTGGAGCCGATTCTTAGGTACTTTCCCAGAGAAGATCCACATATAGGTTTTGATTGGTGTGCTGCGTTTGTCTATCACTGCTGTATAGAAGCTGATATTAAGCTGCCTGTCCGATATGCAGCACCTGTTACGCGTAACTTTGCCTGGGTAGAAGCATGGATGCAATGGGGACAGCTATATGGGTTCTATCATCCGATCAGCGAAAGTTCTTTTGTACAGGAACGAGGAGATCTTATTGTATTTGACAATGTTGTAGAGAATGGACCGAATGATTATATTGGAATTGTAGTAAGAAGAAAAAGAGAATATATTATTACGGCGGAAGGCAATTACTATAACAGATCCGGTATATTTCAAAGAACACGGGAACAAATAAATGGATACATCCGAATCGACGATACATATAAGTACGTTTCAGAGTGA
- a CDS encoding DUF4303 domain-containing protein has protein sequence MEHFFEIFQKQMVDALRADCTELIKHIGAERLYAVALVTDSDAGTVYLGMNTEESLQRRVEYYNREMDGGYSSDHPTLRWMPDEWGYSDSDLGRSRLVEVSNMLLNREDYSDESRAAFYEAATQALQKLDEEGVFASIPRSSLTLFVSVTDDDEAEQVEDYSAKRLNPEEVYQQFAERFDGIEDAEE, from the coding sequence ATGGAACACTTTTTCGAGATATTTCAAAAACAAATGGTAGACGCGTTACGTGCAGACTGTACGGAATTGATTAAACATATAGGCGCAGAGAGACTGTATGCGGTTGCGTTGGTCACAGACAGCGATGCGGGTACCGTATATCTGGGCATGAATACCGAGGAATCCCTGCAGCGACGAGTGGAATACTATAATCGGGAAATGGACGGAGGTTATTCATCGGATCATCCAACATTGCGCTGGATGCCGGACGAATGGGGATATAGTGACAGCGATCTGGGACGTTCGCGCCTTGTTGAAGTCAGTAATATGTTACTGAACAGGGAAGACTATAGTGACGAATCCCGTGCAGCGTTTTATGAGGCGGCTACCCAGGCACTACAGAAGCTGGATGAGGAAGGTGTATTTGCGAGCATACCACGCAGCAGCTTAACTTTGTTCGTATCGGTTACAGACGATGATGAGGCAGAGCAAGTAGAAGATTACTCCGCGAAACGGCTGAATCCCGAGGAAGTATATCAGCAGTTTGCAGAGCGATTCGATGGAATAGAAGATGCAGAAGAATAG
- a CDS encoding cysteine hydrolase family protein produces MSLAFLIVDMQKIHLHNQVEQRLVDHACEYINYVADLLRSHNHLVVHIQDIEGREESNQEEYEFIPGIRMEESDLTVTKEYSNAFWQTDLEQILLDHHVELIIIAGLAAEHCVLFTYNGATERGFRPVLLQNGILSTHSDIITSTYRDRNLISYPVIKYMVDQ; encoded by the coding sequence ATGAGCCTGGCATTTCTGATTGTTGATATGCAAAAGATTCATTTGCATAACCAAGTGGAGCAGCGACTGGTAGATCATGCTTGTGAATATATCAATTATGTTGCAGATCTGCTTCGTTCTCATAACCATCTTGTCGTACACATCCAGGACATAGAAGGGCGTGAGGAATCCAATCAGGAAGAATATGAATTTATTCCGGGTATTCGCATGGAAGAGAGTGATCTGACCGTAACCAAAGAGTATTCCAACGCTTTTTGGCAAACCGATCTGGAACAAATTCTGTTGGATCATCATGTTGAATTGATTATTATTGCAGGTCTTGCAGCAGAGCACTGCGTATTGTTCACGTATAATGGAGCGACAGAAAGAGGATTTCGACCGGTGTTACTGCAAAATGGAATTCTGAGTACGCATAGTGATATTATCACTTCCACGTACAGAGACCGAAACCTGATTTCCTATCCGGTCATCAAGTATATGGTAGATCAATAA
- a CDS encoding MerR family transcriptional regulator encodes MKYYSIGEAAAYFDIPESTLRYYEKQGLLPLMERDAAGRRLFSEEQMTLLKIVIHLKHTHMPIRTIRQYVDWVIEGDHTTGLRLEMMQQHKQSVLDEISVMHTALNGIDSKIARYLNRMEHQNT; translated from the coding sequence ATGAAATATTATTCTATTGGCGAAGCAGCCGCTTATTTTGACATACCGGAATCTACACTTCGATATTACGAGAAACAAGGATTACTTCCGCTCATGGAGCGAGATGCTGCCGGAAGACGGTTGTTCTCGGAAGAGCAGATGACCCTGCTCAAAATCGTTATCCATCTTAAACACACACATATGCCTATTCGTACGATTAGACAGTATGTGGATTGGGTTATTGAAGGAGACCACACTACCGGATTGCGGCTTGAGATGATGCAACAACACAAGCAGTCCGTGCTGGATGAAATCTCTGTGATGCATACTGCTCTCAATGGTATCGACTCCAAAATCGCCCGCTATCTGAATCGTATGGAACATCAAAACACCTAG
- a CDS encoding alpha/beta hydrolase encodes MKLEILTVPSFWEIDLQQKYYQLYEGNKKLVVLFPGMNYPCNKSVLHFAGTSAMQSGFDLMALEYGYQAARTELDMNDLQRLVDDSYESVKQVIGKYDQVVFISKSLGTVIAGEVHQRLGISVKHLFLTPLKDTIHYINKWSGVVVYGTEDQMFNADWVSQMDTEIKVFEILHAKHSLETDDVKESVEILNQLVHIYMTFLNE; translated from the coding sequence ATGAAATTGGAGATTTTAACGGTACCATCCTTTTGGGAAATAGATCTGCAACAAAAATATTATCAGCTTTATGAAGGAAACAAAAAGTTGGTTGTACTGTTCCCCGGGATGAATTATCCATGTAACAAGTCTGTTTTACATTTTGCAGGAACTTCTGCTATGCAGAGTGGTTTTGACTTGATGGCATTGGAATATGGGTATCAGGCAGCAAGAACCGAATTGGACATGAACGATCTGCAAAGATTAGTAGACGATAGCTATGAGTCCGTAAAACAAGTGATTGGCAAATACGATCAAGTTGTCTTTATCAGTAAGAGTCTAGGTACAGTGATTGCAGGAGAAGTCCATCAGAGACTTGGAATTTCAGTCAAACATTTATTTTTGACACCTTTAAAAGATACGATTCATTATATTAACAAGTGGAGCGGAGTGGTTGTATACGGAACCGAAGACCAAATGTTTAATGCTGATTGGGTAAGCCAGATGGATACAGAGATTAAAGTGTTTGAAATACTTCATGCCAAGCATTCCCTGGAAACCGATGACGTTAAAGAAAGTGTTGAGATTTTAAATCAACTTGTACACATATATATGACATTTCTAAATGAGTAA
- a CDS encoding pentapeptide repeat-containing protein, with product MLQDKEITVNELLGYIRSGQKNFCRIEVLDIGEVKGEVCDDIVFKECGMAVDFSGSSFRNAKFIDCNIKTCSFKNTDLTNAEFIGNGVCSVEFYNAQIEGILFQNNYWHGFELTQEDIMRMVREEFYVE from the coding sequence ATGCTTCAAGATAAAGAAATAACAGTGAATGAACTTCTTGGATACATTCGATCAGGACAGAAGAACTTTTGTCGGATCGAGGTGTTGGATATTGGAGAAGTAAAAGGTGAAGTATGCGATGATATCGTATTTAAAGAATGTGGCATGGCGGTAGATTTTTCCGGATCAAGTTTTAGAAATGCCAAATTTATTGATTGTAATATCAAGACCTGCAGCTTTAAAAACACCGATTTAACAAATGCTGAGTTTATAGGTAACGGAGTTTGTTCAGTAGAATTTTATAATGCACAGATCGAAGGAATCCTTTTTCAAAATAATTATTGGCATGGTTTTGAGTTGACTCAGGAAGATATTATGAGAATGGTTAGAGAAGAATTTTACGTTGAATAA
- a CDS encoding DinB family protein, translating to MNPLLEFKIISKYRIVNHYYPKLCTALNSLEEDQLWSREAGAANSIGGIMVHIVEHIRRNAQRMLTPEIRYETGIESTFTDLNISRSELLALLESTFREFEQVIHQTATVNMYDIYHLVEHTG from the coding sequence ATGAACCCATTATTGGAATTTAAAATTATCTCCAAATACCGGATAGTCAATCACTATTATCCGAAACTATGTACTGCTCTCAATTCCCTGGAGGAAGACCAGCTATGGAGCCGAGAAGCCGGAGCAGCTAATAGCATAGGCGGAATTATGGTACATATCGTAGAGCATATCAGGCGTAATGCTCAGAGAATGTTGACCCCAGAGATCCGATATGAGACTGGTATCGAGTCGACGTTTACCGATCTGAATATTAGTAGAAGTGAGCTGCTGGCTCTACTGGAGAGTACATTCAGAGAGTTCGAACAAGTCATTCATCAGACGGCAACTGTGAATATGTATGATATTTATCATCTGGTAGAGCATACAGGCTAG
- a CDS encoding SMI1/KNR4 family protein translates to MNIKAIYQLLRDHQITLAPGLSDKEVSQIESIYNIQFPPDLRELLQYVLPIGRSFPIWRDFSKSTMAAIRRQLDAPLEGILFDIEHNQFWHHSWGARPNHLEEAKKIACQEYLKVPPLIPVYGHRYIPSTPAEVGNPVLSVHQTDIIYYGSNLEEYFKIEYRLKAQSELDDAKIKYITFWSQLIEG, encoded by the coding sequence ATGAATATAAAAGCCATATACCAATTACTTCGAGATCATCAAATCACTCTGGCACCTGGCCTTTCTGATAAAGAAGTCAGTCAGATAGAGAGTATCTATAATATTCAATTTCCCCCAGATTTACGGGAATTGCTGCAATATGTGCTGCCTATAGGCCGTTCATTTCCTATTTGGCGGGATTTTTCTAAATCTACGATGGCTGCTATTCGCAGACAATTGGATGCACCTTTGGAAGGAATATTATTTGATATTGAGCATAACCAGTTTTGGCATCATTCCTGGGGAGCAAGACCGAATCATCTGGAGGAAGCCAAAAAAATAGCCTGCCAAGAGTATTTAAAAGTTCCTCCATTGATCCCTGTTTATGGACATCGGTATATTCCGTCGACTCCGGCAGAAGTGGGGAATCCGGTATTATCTGTGCATCAGACGGATATTATCTACTACGGAAGTAATTTGGAAGAGTATTTTAAAATCGAATATAGACTTAAAGCGCAGAGCGAATTGGATGACGCCAAAATAAAATACATAACATTCTGGAGCCAACTGATAGAAGGATAG
- a CDS encoding DUF3885 domain-containing protein, with the protein MSFDIKTYLATYFKNIQIKCPLFYNAPVGIRFELGVPYRGVDDPKYFMTVHLRANLIVEALFDEKDEVIILVQTFKYVEPFVDFQVGDSVFSASYIKGDLEGRVQLYDESPQYDEDDGTLVGYSQTFCIQCLWSEVNNSHLIRAIGNQDFAIQPFIRDDIFLLNPKRHTIWHMYDDRGLDVIANNKSELKSLYTTFNDWILDYDRERIDYLMM; encoded by the coding sequence ATGAGTTTTGATATAAAAACCTATTTAGCAACCTATTTTAAAAATATACAAATAAAGTGTCCTTTGTTTTATAACGCACCGGTAGGCATTCGATTTGAACTGGGAGTACCTTATCGTGGGGTGGATGACCCCAAATACTTCATGACGGTTCATCTGCGCGCCAATTTGATTGTAGAAGCTTTATTTGATGAAAAAGATGAAGTGATCATACTGGTCCAGACTTTTAAATATGTAGAACCGTTTGTAGATTTTCAAGTCGGTGATTCCGTATTTTCCGCTTCGTATATTAAAGGTGATCTCGAGGGAAGAGTGCAGTTGTATGATGAATCCCCGCAGTATGACGAAGATGATGGAACTCTTGTTGGCTATTCCCAGACATTCTGCATACAGTGCCTATGGTCCGAAGTGAATAATTCCCATTTGATAAGGGCCATTGGCAATCAGGATTTTGCTATACAGCCATTTATCCGTGATGATATATTTTTGCTAAATCCCAAACGTCATACAATCTGGCACATGTATGATGATAGAGGGCTTGATGTGATCGCGAATAATAAGAGCGAGTTGAAATCGTTATATACCACATTTAATGATTGGATCCTGGATTACGACCGGGAGAGAATAGACTATCTTATGATGTGA
- a CDS encoding SDR family oxidoreductase yields MQLTGNTILITGGSAGIGLAFAERFLQLGNKVIICGRREEALNSAQAKYPDLITRVSNLDSESERIALFDWVTTEYPDVNVLVNNAGIQQRFNVLTTDARNHWSDFSKEITTNMEAPIHLAMLFAPFLAAQQQAAILNVTSGLAFTPFAIAPIYSATKAAMHSFTMSLRHQLGDTAVEVIEIAPPAVNTDLGGAGLHTHGEPLDAFADGIFAGLKEGLSEIGYGTSVDRLRMSRDDIDKYTEQMYHSTKNMIE; encoded by the coding sequence ATGCAGCTTACTGGAAATACCATATTGATTACCGGCGGCAGTGCCGGTATTGGACTGGCGTTTGCCGAACGTTTTTTACAACTTGGGAATAAAGTAATCATCTGCGGACGGCGTGAAGAAGCGCTTAATAGCGCTCAGGCCAAATATCCGGATCTGATTACCCGAGTGAGCAATCTGGACAGTGAATCCGAACGTATTGCTTTGTTTGACTGGGTCACAACCGAGTACCCGGATGTAAATGTACTGGTCAACAATGCCGGGATTCAGCAGCGGTTTAATGTACTGACCACAGATGCACGGAATCACTGGAGCGATTTCAGTAAAGAGATCACGACCAATATGGAAGCTCCAATCCATCTGGCGATGCTGTTTGCACCATTTCTGGCAGCCCAGCAACAGGCCGCGATTCTTAATGTTACTTCCGGTCTGGCGTTTACGCCTTTTGCGATTGCACCTATTTATTCCGCTACCAAAGCGGCGATGCATTCCTTTACCATGAGCCTGAGACATCAGCTGGGGGATACAGCGGTAGAAGTCATCGAGATTGCACCACCAGCAGTCAATACCGACCTGGGTGGCGCGGGACTGCATACGCATGGCGAGCCTCTGGATGCTTTTGCAGATGGGATTTTTGCAGGACTAAAAGAAGGATTGTCCGAAATTGGATACGGCACTTCGGTAGACCGACTGCGCATGTCGAGGGATGATATCGACAAGTACACCGAGCAGATGTACCATTCCACCAAGAATATGATTGAATAA
- a CDS encoding DNA topology modulation protein: MQKIAIIGSGGSGKSTLSKKLAAKLNLPLYHLDSLHWKAGWVPTPAAEWDQLLAELIAQKEWIIDGNYGRTMDMRLREADTIIYLDYPTRISLFRAIKRRFQYKGRTRPDMAAGCEEKLDLNFVKWIWRYRRDQRPKIIKKLDQLKNGKQVYIFTSPKQLERFLNEELPDRI; the protein is encoded by the coding sequence ATGCAAAAAATAGCGATCATAGGTTCAGGTGGCTCGGGTAAATCTACCTTGTCCAAGAAGCTGGCAGCCAAGCTGAATCTGCCTCTCTATCATCTGGATTCCCTGCACTGGAAAGCTGGCTGGGTGCCTACACCCGCAGCAGAATGGGATCAATTGCTCGCAGAGCTGATAGCGCAAAAAGAATGGATTATCGATGGCAATTATGGGAGAACGATGGACATGCGCCTTCGGGAAGCAGATACTATCATCTATCTGGATTATCCAACGCGTATCAGTCTGTTCCGTGCTATCAAACGGAGATTTCAGTATAAAGGCAGGACACGTCCTGATATGGCAGCGGGATGCGAGGAGAAGCTTGACTTGAATTTTGTAAAATGGATCTGGCGATACCGCAGGGATCAGCGGCCGAAAATAATAAAGAAGTTGGATCAGTTGAAAAATGGTAAGCAGGTTTACATATTTACATCACCCAAACAGCTGGAACGATTCCTGAATGAAGAGCTTCCAGACAGAATATAA
- a CDS encoding cupin domain-containing protein — protein MKAGEQMISKHNAPHYKWGENCDGWRLVDKANKSIIHEHMPAGTCEARHFHNKAEQFFFVLSGIMTIELDGAKYQLSAHEGIEVPALLLHQVFNHSDSGLEFLVISQPNTQGDRIAAE, from the coding sequence ATGAAAGCAGGCGAGCAGATGATTAGCAAACATAACGCACCTCATTACAAATGGGGCGAAAATTGTGATGGATGGCGATTAGTGGATAAAGCGAATAAAAGTATTATCCATGAACATATGCCTGCAGGTACTTGTGAGGCAAGACATTTCCATAATAAAGCCGAGCAATTTTTCTTTGTTCTGTCTGGCATAATGACGATTGAATTAGATGGTGCAAAGTATCAGTTGAGTGCACATGAAGGGATCGAAGTACCAGCATTGTTACTGCATCAGGTATTTAACCATTCGGACAGCGGTCTGGAGTTTCTTGTGATCTCTCAGCCCAATACACAAGGCGATCGAATAGCTGCTGAGTAA
- a CDS encoding ankyrin repeat domain-containing protein has protein sequence MPRKKKTLPKNFEELIEAGDLSALKEVFTLCELDARGGYSKSTALSFYNVPAELVRWLVEQGADINAVDNYKKTPLHSHAMSWCGHTELLLELGADLEALDYRGETPLFAAVSSYKPEAVRVLLARGSNVNAKNGMGQTPLEKGLAYCRNNNISDMAEIADLLLAAGAAVTPTMKDSVQNIGKEFEFHREGFNKDSVEQTDKALQHLYERFDVAPIGKRKMHDGVSPITVSTQTWREQHDELWKWLIPSKGHAQTVQGEVIRITGKVLYEIRDNGGGNWDNQFRKMLSSLIRYFNLGKPLDATVIQEAEELVQHLRNGDNDIEAEILCELAVQWVLRNPNPIPMEEPDYKR, from the coding sequence ATGCCACGGAAGAAAAAAACATTGCCCAAAAACTTTGAGGAGCTTATTGAAGCTGGCGATCTATCGGCTTTGAAAGAGGTATTTACCTTATGTGAACTGGATGCCCGAGGCGGTTACAGCAAATCAACAGCGCTGAGCTTCTACAATGTGCCGGCCGAGTTGGTTCGCTGGCTTGTCGAACAGGGTGCTGATATCAATGCGGTCGATAATTACAAAAAAACGCCTCTGCACAGTCATGCCATGAGCTGGTGTGGGCATACCGAGTTGCTGTTGGAGTTGGGTGCAGATCTGGAAGCATTGGATTACCGCGGCGAGACGCCGTTGTTTGCTGCAGTATCCTCTTACAAACCCGAGGCGGTTCGTGTACTGCTCGCTCGTGGATCAAATGTGAATGCCAAAAATGGCATGGGGCAGACTCCACTTGAAAAAGGATTGGCATACTGCAGAAATAATAATATTTCCGATATGGCAGAAATAGCGGATCTGCTGCTTGCTGCGGGAGCAGCCGTCACCCCAACAATGAAAGATTCTGTTCAAAATATCGGTAAAGAATTCGAATTCCATCGGGAAGGATTTAACAAAGATTCTGTAGAACAAACGGATAAGGCACTGCAGCATCTGTATGAGCGGTTCGATGTTGCACCGATTGGGAAGCGGAAAATGCATGATGGTGTCTCCCCGATCACCGTCTCTACACAGACTTGGCGGGAGCAGCATGATGAACTGTGGAAATGGCTGATTCCATCCAAGGGACATGCGCAGACGGTTCAGGGTGAAGTGATCCGGATTACCGGTAAAGTCCTTTATGAAATTAGGGATAACGGAGGCGGTAACTGGGATAATCAATTTCGCAAAATGCTTAGCAGCTTGATTCGTTACTTTAATTTGGGGAAGCCATTGGACGCTACTGTCATCCAGGAAGCAGAAGAGTTAGTTCAACATCTGCGTAACGGAGACAACGATATTGAAGCTGAAATATTGTGTGAGCTAGCTGTACAATGGGTGCTCCGTAATCCGAATCCGATACCGATGGAAGAGCCTGACTACAAGCGATAA